One Paenibacillus sp. SYP-B4298 genomic window, GCGCTGCATGTCACTTTCCATCGGTTCTTCATTCTGTTATTACCCCCTAGTCAATATGTTGGACGAATTGCTATTTCTTAATTTGTTTTTGTTGACGCTTTCATTATATAAAAAAAATGAAAGCGGTTAATTGGATGCATTTAACCCCTTTCATTGTACTTTTTTAAACCTTATGCTCTCCTTTGCGCATCTCGCCTGGAGATTGTCCATAATGCTTTTTGAATACGCGATAGAAATATCCCAGCTCCTCATAGCCGCACAGCTCGGCGACCGACCTGATCGACAGCCCCTCCTCCGTCAGCAGCCTGCGGGCATGCTCCATCTTCAGTCGGGTCAAATAATCGGTCAGATTGACACCGTACTCCTGCTTGAACGCCTTGCTCAGATATTCCTTGCTGACAAAGAATGTCTTCGCGAGCGCGTCCAGCTTCATATTCTCCGCCCATCGCTCGTCGAGGATATGCCGAATCTCCTCCAGATTGAGCCGATTCTTGTTACGTCGCTGAACCGTTAGCTGCTCCAGCGAGGCGGCATAGAGCTGCAGCGCCTGCTGAAGCAGTTGGCTCCAGGTAGACGCCTGCTGAAGCTGTGGCTGCTCGCTCCCTGTCTCCGGCTGGGAATTGAGCTGCCGCAGCTCGTCCAGCAGCAGCTCCAGCTCCTGTGCAATACGCTGGAGCTCCTCCGGCGCAGCGCCAAGCTCTGCGATCTGCCTCTCCAGCTCCATTAGACTCTCCTGCACGCCGGCTGCGTTCAGATCATTGTAATGAGCGGCCAGCACCGGCTTGATCGCTTGCAGCGCATGCAGCAGCTCCAATCTCGGCGCAGCCGTCAATATACGCTCCTCCTGCAGCGAGGCGATTACCTTGTCACGGCACTGGAGCAGCACCGCATTCAACTCCTGCGGATCAACCGGCTTGAGCAGATATTCATCCGCCTTCGAGCGAATAGCCTGACGGGTATAATGAAAATCATCATAGCCGCTAATGACGATGATCCGTACAGCAGGATAATACTCATTCAGATACTGCAGCAGACCGATGCCATCAATGCCAGGCATATTCATATCTGTCATGATGATGTGCACTTCTTGCTCGTGCAGCAGCCGGATGGCCTCCTCGCCATCCTCCGCTTCCCCCACCAGATGGATGCCGTGCGTATCCCACGCGCCAAAGGTTTTAATCATTTCCCGATTCCATTGCTCATCATCCACAATGATCGCATGGACTACCATAGAATGACCGCAGCTTGCACTAATGTCGCTGCTCTCCAGTCTGTTGTTGTCACTGTTGCTGGTTAAATGACTGCTGTTCTGCGTCATGTGCCTCCCCCTTCTTACGAATAGGAATGTAGATACTTACCGTCGTTCCCGCTCCCAGACTGGAATCAATAGTTAAGCCATAAGCGCCACCGAAGTGCAGGCGAATGCGAGCCGCCACGTTATACAACCCGATGGAGCTGCCGCTTGTCCACAGCAGACCAGATGGGCTGCCCACTCGTGCACGCACCTCGTCCAGCCTTGCGGCACTCATGCCTAGCCCATTGTCCGTGATGCGGATGCACAGACCCTCCTCATTGGGAACAAGCTGTACTCGCAGCTCCCAATTCCCTTTCTTCCGGTCAAAGCCGTGCATGAAGGCATTCTCCACAATCGGCTGCAAGGACAGCTTCGGAAGCAGACAGTCGGCGTACTCTCCAGCCTCCTCGACCTCATAGCTCAGCTTGTTGCTGTAGCGCTGGCCTTGTATATGCATATAGTTGCTCAGATGCTTGAGCTCCATCCGAATCGTCGCCAGCTCGTCCGGCTCGCGAATAACATAACGGAACATCTCGCTCAGCGACTGGATGATGCGATAGATGTCGCTCGGCGCCTTCGAGAAGGACATGCTGCCGATTAACTGTAGCGTATTTTGCAGAAAGTGCGGATTGATCTGCGCCTGCAGCGCCTTCAGTTGGGCAGTCTGCTTCTCCAGATTAATGCTGTACTCATTGCGGATATGCTCACGGATGCGGCTCGACATCGTGTGGAAGCGCAGCTCCAGCAGCCCAATCTCATCATAGCGGTTCGGAGAAGGCCCCTCCTCCTCGCGCAGCCAGTTCATACCGCGCATCGAGCGGGCCAATCGAATAATCGGGCGGGATACGGTATACGCGAGCAATGCTGCCAACAAGGCAGCCGACGCAGCGGACACAACCCCCACGATCAAGCCATATTTCTGTGTGGTCGCTACGCTCTGGTCAATGTAGCTGACCGGCAGCGCCTTGACGACCGTAAGCCCCCAGCCGTCGGGCTGGTAGTAGAACAGATAGTAGTCAGGCAATCGCTCATAGCCTGCTCCGCTCTGCTTCAGATGTAAGCCCTGAAGCTCGGGCAAGCTGCCTGAGGTAGGCTGGTACATCACCTGACCGGCTTCATCCAGCAGGAATACGCCCGCTTCACTCTCGGAGCGAAGCAGATCGAGACCATTATCCATCATCCTCCACTTCACCTTGAGCGAGATGGAACCGAAGCGGCTCTTGTTCTCGAACTTGTTCAGGCTCCGTGTCAGCGTGAACTCCTCCGGCACGCCGGGTCTGCTCTGGATGAGGTAATCGGCATTGCGCTTCACAAGCTCCCTCCAGACAGCCGGCTCAGAGGGCGGAGACTGAATGTTGTCACGCTCGCTAACCGTCAGCAGCCGATTCTTCTCCTTGAAGTACAGTTCAATCTCCACCAGGCTGCTATGGCTGGAGTAATAGATGGCTGTCGCTGTATTGATCAGGTTGCGCTGCGCTGTGAACTGGGCGGACAGACTCTGTCCATCCTCACCGGCTGTGTATTCGCCAAAGGCGGGGCTGATCATAAGGGTATAGATTAAATTATTTAACTGAGTAAGATGGCTCCCTACTGCCTCCCCGGCCCACGCGATGCGCGACAGGTTCGACTGAATGACCTCCTGCTCCAGCGCCCGGCGCGTGTTGCCGGCTGCAAGCCATGTCACCGTGATCGCCGGAATGACCGCGATGCATACCATTATGAATATCAACCTGCTGCGAATCGTTCTGCGGAACGGCTCCGTCATCCGCCGCAGCCAAGCGCTCAGCCTGTTCAATCCTGCTCCCTCCCCTAAACTTGATGCACTCTGTTCTCCCTGTACGTCTACCCGAAGGACGCTAGCGCTGTGTATATCAATCTACACAAAAAAGAAGACGGTTTCAATCCATTTTTCAGGTGAGCGTAATGATGCCGTTAAATGGACGCTAGACAATATCATCATCAACCGCTACAATAAAACTAATATCATTAGTTTTTGACGAAGGGATGATAACAATGAAGATGACACAAGAAGGCGCCTTGTATCAACTGAGCTTTATGCCCCGCCTGTTTCCAGTCAACTGCTATCTGATCGAGGAGCAGGACGAGCTGACACTGATCGACTGCGCGCTCCCATACAGTGCCCAGGGCATTCTGAGAGCGGCGAAGCAGATCGGCAAGCCGATTCGGTCGATTGTGCTCACCCACGCTCACAACGATCATGTCGGCGCACTGGATGCGCTCAAGCAGGCGCTGCCAGACGTGCGTGTCTACCTGTCTGCCAGGGATACGCGGCTGCTTGCGGGGGATTTATCTCTGCAACCGCATGAGCCGCAGTCCCCTATTCGTGGCGGCATCCCATCCAAGCTGCGCACTCGGCCCGATGTACAGCTACAGGATGGCGATCGGATCGGATCACTGCAAGCGGTAGCGGCTCCGGGACATACCCCCGGTTCCATGGCCTTCCTCGATCTGCGCTCGCGCGCGCTTATCGCAGGCGATGCCTTTCAATTGCGGGGCGGGATCGCCGTATCCGGCAAGTTCATGCCCTGGTTCCCCTTCCCGGCGCTGGCTACCTGGCATCCCGGCGTAGCGCTGGAGAGCGCAATCAGACTAGCAGCGCTCCATCCCTCCCTGCTGGCGGTCGGACACGGCTCGTTCCTGAAGCAGCCGCTGCAAGCGATGAAGCAAGCGATTGCGGAGGCGGAGGCGAGCCTGAAGAAGATCGATGCGCAAGGGGGCGGCAGCCATATCTCCTAGAATCGGACTTGATCTGCCTACGCTCGTTCGGGCCACTGCGCAGTTAGCTGATGAGCAGGGGCTGCGCGAGGTCACTCTCGCCAATGTCGCCAAGCAACTCAATATGCGTTCTCCCTCTCTGTATAACCATATCGATGGTTTATCAGGACTGCGCAATGAGCTGGCGGTGTATGGGCTGGAGCAGCTCTATCTGCGGCTCGAAGCGGCGTCGCAATCTCTCCCGCCAGGCAAGGAGGCCATCCTGGCTCTTGCCCTTGCCTACGTCTCCTATGCACGTTCGCATCCCGGCGTCTATGAGGCTACGCTGCAAGCGCCCGATCCAGGCAACAGCCGGCTGCAGGAATGGAGCGAACGACTCGTCCTGCTCGTACTGAAGCTGCTGGCTCCCTACCAGTTGGAGGAGACGGCCGCGATTCATGCTGTTCGGGGGCTGCGCAGCCTGATGCACGGCTTCGTCGCTCTCAAGCAAGCCGGAGGATTTGGCCTGCCGATCGACACGGATGCCTCCTTCCGCACGATTATCGAGGTGTATCTGTCTGGTCTGGAGCAGCTTCGCCAGCCGCAATGATCGTTTTGACGCGGCCGACCTGTCCGCTCTGAAGCCGTACTTTTATCCCGTGAGGATGCTGGGGGGAATTCGTCAGTATATCCTTGACGATCCCTCTGGTCAGCTTGCCAGTCCGCTGATCCTGCTTCAATACAATATCGACCGTTAAGCCTGGCCGCACACTTGCGCGAACATTTCCATTCATTGATTCACTCGCCTCTTTCATTCCTTTGAATTCTATCTGTTGCCGCTAGAACAGCCTGCCATTTGGGTACACCCCTCCCCGTATGATAGAATGGACAGGAAGGATTTACATATCCTGCATCGATCCAACATCTATCCATAGCAAGAGGAGGTAATGTCGACATGGCCAGTCAGACCGGAGCAATCGTACAACAATCTCTCAACAAGCTGCTTGGCAGCCCAGCTTTCCTGCATCATCTGCAAGGTGCGGAGCGCACTCAAGCGTTCACGTCGCTAGGAGCTATTTTATCCACCCCGAATAAAATCCACAAGTCCTTTCTGCGCATAACGCTGGACAAGGGTGAGGTGGTGCGCATCCCGGCGTTCCGAATTCAGCATAATGATACATTAGGCCCGTATAAGGGCGGCATCCGCTTCCATGAATCGGTTAACGAGGAGGAGGTCACGAATCTGGCGGCGCTTATGACGCTCAAGAACGCGCTCCATGAGGTGCCCTTCGGCGGCGCCAAGGGTGGAGTCGCGATCAGCCCGCGCGAGTTCACTGACCGTGAGCTCTATCTGATCTGCAAAAAATACGTCCAATACTTCGCCGATGTCCTCGGACCCGATAAGGACATTCCTGCCCCCGATGTAGGCACAGGAGAGCGAGAGATGGACTGGATGACCGCCGAATATAAGAGCATCCATCCGGGTCAGCCTTATCTGGGCAGCTTCACCGGCAAGAGCGTCACCAACGGTGGCTCGCTTGGACGGCGCGAGGCGACAGGCAAGGGCGTCTATATGACGATGAGCTATCTGCTATCCGGCTTTCTCAAGGAGCACAGCACCCTGATGGCAGGCAGCAGCAGCCGCTTCGCCGCTACAGCCGTCGAGCTGTCTAGTAAGGAGCTGCGCGTGGCTGTACAAGGCTTCGGCAATGTCGGCTCCGTCGCTGCGCTGCAGGCTGCAAGCTGTCAAGAGCTGCGCAATAAGGTCGTTGCCGTCAGCGATCGCAATACGACACTCTATCACCCGGACGGACTGGATATTCCGGCGCTGATTGAATGGGCGCGGCATAATCGCGGCGATCTGCCTGCAAGCTCGGAGCAGCTTGATGCCGCAGGCATCCAGGGCAAGGCGCTGGGACGTGAAGAGATTCTGTATTTGGACGTTGATGTACTGATTCTTGCCGCATTGGAGGATCAGATTCGGGAGGACAATGTGAAGCGTGTGCAGGCGCGACTTATTGTGGAGGGGGCCAATGCGCCCGTGACAGGCGAGGCGGATCGTATACTTAGCGATCGTGGTGTGATCATTATCCCGGACATTCTTGCTAACGCCGGGGGCGTTATTGTCTCCTATCTGGAATGGCTTCAAGGACGCGAGACACAGTTCTACTCCCATGAAGAGATCGATCGCAGACTTGCGATCAAGATGAAGTCCACCATGAGCACAATTTTGCCCTTGTATTTTGAAGAGGAGAGTATGACGCTGCGCGAATGCTGCTACATGCAGGCGGTCGGCAAGCTCGCTACGATGCTCTATTTGCAAGGCAAGCTTTATTAGAGAACACACTGTAACGGTATGGTCGCACCGCGCGCTGATCGCTGCGCGCGGTGCTTCGTTTCACACATACTCGCTATGACCTTCCAATATGTAATACAGCAATTCCTGGAAGGCCAGCGAGCTGCGGAAGCGCTGCAAGCCGCTGCTGCTAAGCCAGTAGTCATGTACAGCTCCGCATAGATCGCCGACATCAACAGCCGGTGGCACAGGCAGACAGCCGCGATCCGTCCGCAGCTCGCCCTCCATTACCATCTGCATTCTTTTGCGGCTGCGATCTGTCTCGCTAAATATATCGAAACGGAACATATACAGCTCCAATATGTTGCCGCTGGCCGATTCCAGACCGAATCGCTGGCCTGGCTTGCACACATATACTGTATCTGGCCTCAGGCTGTGCTCCACGCCATCGATCGTTATCGCACCGTGGCCGTCCTTAATGGCCAGCAACACATGAGAGATCATCAGCCTTGGCTGAGCCCGGAAGCTCTGTCCATGCCGTAGCAATGCCGCATCGCGCAGCTTGAACAGCATGCCGTCCAGTTCGGTTGCTGTACTCTCTGGTGATTTCAGTTCGTAAGGAATCATCGCCTATACACCTCGCACTCGTATAGTTAGGGGTAAAACCCGTGTCGATCGTCGCTGTGTCCTTGCAACTATAATATAACTGATAATAATTATCATTATTAATTAAATTATATCAAAAAGCAATCCCTTTTTAAACCCCCATCTCCAAATCATGTCCGATATAACACAAGCAGCCCCCTCACACGGCTTCATAAACACTGTGAGGGGGCTGAACATCCTGTCGATTATAATTTGAAGGTTTGCACTGCGCGTTGAAGATCATCGGCTAGCTGTGCCAGTGATTGCGCCGTCGCAGCCGTCTCTTCGCTGCTGGCTGCCGCTTCCTCTGTAGCAGCAGATATATTCTCGACAGCGGTCAGCACTTCGTTGGCTTGGCTGGACTGCTCCTCGCTTGCTGCCGCAACCTCCCCCACCCGTGCCCCAGTCTGGTTCACCATCTCGGATATCGTATGGAAGGCCTCCCCTGTCTTGCGGGAAAGCTCCGCGCTCTGTTGTACAGCGCCTACGCTGCGCCGTGTATTCTCCTGCATCCCCTTAATAATGGAGGCAATCTGCTTGGTCGCTTCGCCACTGCGCTCTGCCAGCTTCCGCACCTCATCCGCTACAACCGCAAAGCCGCGTCCCTGTTCGCCTGCGCGCGCTGCCTCGATCGCTGCATTGAGCGCCAGCAGATTCGTCTGATCGGAGATGTCCTCGATGACTTCGATGATGCCGCCAATCTTCGCAGAATCCTCCTCCAGCCGTGACACCTGCGTGCTTACCGTCTGCATGCTGTCAATCGAAGACTGTACCACCTCGCCGCCTTCCTTGGCGATATGCATCGTCTTCTCCGACAGCTCGGAGGCCTGCTCCGTATTGCCTACCACTGTTCGAATGGCAGAGGACAGCTCGGCAAACATTTCATTAATGGCTTGGGCCGCGCCAGCCTGGTTGGTCGTGGAGCCCGCAATCTCCTGCGTGCTGGCGGAGATCTGCTCCGCCGCGGCCGCTACACTATGCGAGGAGGAGGTGATGCTGCCGACGATGCCGCGCAAATTATCGGTCATCTGATCCACCGATGTCGCCAATTGCCCGATCTCATCCCTGGTTCTAATATTGGCTGACTGACGCAGGTCACCCTGGGCCACCTCGGACACAATGTTGACGATTTTGGACAGTGGGCGGGATATAATCTGCGAGATGACGATGCCTAGCACAATACAGAGAAGGACGGCAACAACAATGATAGTGATTGTCGCTGTTCTTGAAGTCGAGAACAATTGGGCGCCATTATCAAGCTCTTTTCTGGCATCGCGCATGGTCGCTTCGATATTCTGGTCAATTACGCTGATCAGTTCATCGCCGCTATCCTTGGCCTTTGTGTTGATTAGATCCAACATCTGATCATATTGTCCATTTGCACCAAGCTCAATAATTTGATCCGACAGCTTCTCATGCGCCTCCCAGGCAGGAGGGAGCAGCTCGAATACCTTTCTCGCCTCATCACTCATCCATGAGTTGCGGAAATCGTCAAGCGCCTTCTCCATCTCCGACTTCGACTGCGCGTAACGCGCTTGAAACTGACTGACGCTCATCACGTCTTTATTCATATTCATATCGCGATAAACCAGCCGCATCTCCAGCACCTTCGACTTCACAATACTCACATTGGACACGGGTACAAGATTGTCTGAATACATCCGGTTGAGGCTGTCATTCATAATCCCCAGATTATTCAGCCCATATATACCCACGAATCCAAGAATACAAGCAAGAATAAGGAAAGCAGACACCAGCTTGACACTGGTCTTCAGATTGAGATACCAACTCATGACGAAGTCACTCCTTAGAAGTTTGATGGTTCAATTATGGGGTTAGAGAGACTTCCACTCGGACAGCTTGATCAAGCCGCCGATGTCCAATATGAGAGCTACCCGCCCATTGCCCATAATGGTCGCTCCCGCAACACCGCCGATCTTGCCGACGTATGCGCCCAGCGATTTGATGACAATATCCTGATTGCCAGCCAATTCATCGACCGCCAGCGCAACCCGTTTGTCCCCGCGACCGATAATGACGACAGGGATATTGCGCATCTCCCATTCCGGCGCAGGATACCCAAGCGTAGCATCCAGTCTCAATACAGGCAGCACCTGATTGCGGAATTGCAGCACCGGTCTTCCCTGCATCAGATGAAATTCGCCCGGCGCGCAGCGAATGATCTCGATGACGTTATTCATAGGCAATATAAATGTTCGGCCAGCCGACCGGACGACCAAGCCCGTAATGATCGCCAGTGTCAGCGGGATTCGGATGCGGAATATCGTTCCCTTTCCCCGCTCTGTCTCAATATCGATTAAGCCGTTCAACCGCTCGATCTGCGTTCTGACGATATCCATACCGACTCCACGACCAGATACCTCGCTGACTGTCGCCGCCATCGAGAAACCAGGGTGAAAGATCAACGCGATGGCCTGCTTGTCGGACATGACAGCGGCATCCTCCTCAGTAATCAGCCCCTTCCGCACAGCCGATGCCGTAATGGCCGCGGCATCGATGCCCGCTCCGTCATCGGCGACTGTAATTAATACCTGGTTATCCTCATGCGCTGCGCTGATCACAAGCCGACCAAATGCTGCTTTGCCCGCATGACTTCTCTTCCCTGGAGCCTCGATGCCATGATCGACAGCATTGCGGATCAAATGAATGAGCGGATCGCCAATCTCCTCAATCAGTGTCCGGTCCAGCTCTGTCTCCTGTCCTTCAATGATCAGCTCCACTTGCTTCCCCAATGTTTTGGCCAGATCCCGTACCATGCGAGGGAAGCGATTGAACAGT contains:
- a CDS encoding response regulator transcription factor, with the protein product MTQNSSHLTSNSDNNRLESSDISASCGHSMVVHAIIVDDEQWNREMIKTFGAWDTHGIHLVGEAEDGEEAIRLLHEQEVHIIMTDMNMPGIDGIGLLQYLNEYYPAVRIIVISGYDDFHYTRQAIRSKADEYLLKPVDPQELNAVLLQCRDKVIASLQEERILTAAPRLELLHALQAIKPVLAAHYNDLNAAGVQESLMELERQIAELGAAPEELQRIAQELELLLDELRQLNSQPETGSEQPQLQQASTWSQLLQQALQLYAASLEQLTVQRRNKNRLNLEEIRHILDERWAENMKLDALAKTFFVSKEYLSKAFKQEYGVNLTDYLTRLKMEHARRLLTEEGLSIRSVAELCGYEELGYFYRVFKKHYGQSPGEMRKGEHKV
- a CDS encoding sensor histidine kinase; the protein is MNRLSAWLRRMTEPFRRTIRSRLIFIMVCIAVIPAITVTWLAAGNTRRALEQEVIQSNLSRIAWAGEAVGSHLTQLNNLIYTLMISPAFGEYTAGEDGQSLSAQFTAQRNLINTATAIYYSSHSSLVEIELYFKEKNRLLTVSERDNIQSPPSEPAVWRELVKRNADYLIQSRPGVPEEFTLTRSLNKFENKSRFGSISLKVKWRMMDNGLDLLRSESEAGVFLLDEAGQVMYQPTSGSLPELQGLHLKQSGAGYERLPDYYLFYYQPDGWGLTVVKALPVSYIDQSVATTQKYGLIVGVVSAASAALLAALLAYTVSRPIIRLARSMRGMNWLREEEGPSPNRYDEIGLLELRFHTMSSRIREHIRNEYSINLEKQTAQLKALQAQINPHFLQNTLQLIGSMSFSKAPSDIYRIIQSLSEMFRYVIREPDELATIRMELKHLSNYMHIQGQRYSNKLSYEVEEAGEYADCLLPKLSLQPIVENAFMHGFDRKKGNWELRVQLVPNEEGLCIRITDNGLGMSAARLDEVRARVGSPSGLLWTSGSSIGLYNVAARIRLHFGGAYGLTIDSSLGAGTTVSIYIPIRKKGEAHDAEQQSFNQQQ
- a CDS encoding MBL fold metallo-hydrolase, giving the protein MKMTQEGALYQLSFMPRLFPVNCYLIEEQDELTLIDCALPYSAQGILRAAKQIGKPIRSIVLTHAHNDHVGALDALKQALPDVRVYLSARDTRLLAGDLSLQPHEPQSPIRGGIPSKLRTRPDVQLQDGDRIGSLQAVAAPGHTPGSMAFLDLRSRALIAGDAFQLRGGIAVSGKFMPWFPFPALATWHPGVALESAIRLAALHPSLLAVGHGSFLKQPLQAMKQAIAEAEASLKKIDAQGGGSHIS
- a CDS encoding TetR/AcrR family transcriptional regulator, which gives rise to MRKGAAAISPRIGLDLPTLVRATAQLADEQGLREVTLANVAKQLNMRSPSLYNHIDGLSGLRNELAVYGLEQLYLRLEAASQSLPPGKEAILALALAYVSYARSHPGVYEATLQAPDPGNSRLQEWSERLVLLVLKLLAPYQLEETAAIHAVRGLRSLMHGFVALKQAGGFGLPIDTDASFRTIIEVYLSGLEQLRQPQ
- a CDS encoding YwbE family protein, whose amino-acid sequence is MNGNVRASVRPGLTVDIVLKQDQRTGKLTRGIVKDILTNSPQHPHGIKVRLQSGQVGRVKTIIAAGEAAPDQTDTPR
- a CDS encoding Glu/Leu/Phe/Val family dehydrogenase, whose product is MASQTGAIVQQSLNKLLGSPAFLHHLQGAERTQAFTSLGAILSTPNKIHKSFLRITLDKGEVVRIPAFRIQHNDTLGPYKGGIRFHESVNEEEVTNLAALMTLKNALHEVPFGGAKGGVAISPREFTDRELYLICKKYVQYFADVLGPDKDIPAPDVGTGEREMDWMTAEYKSIHPGQPYLGSFTGKSVTNGGSLGRREATGKGVYMTMSYLLSGFLKEHSTLMAGSSSRFAATAVELSSKELRVAVQGFGNVGSVAALQAASCQELRNKVVAVSDRNTTLYHPDGLDIPALIEWARHNRGDLPASSEQLDAAGIQGKALGREEILYLDVDVLILAALEDQIREDNVKRVQARLIVEGANAPVTGEADRILSDRGVIIIPDILANAGGVIVSYLEWLQGRETQFYSHEEIDRRLAIKMKSTMSTILPLYFEEESMTLRECCYMQAVGKLATMLYLQGKLY
- a CDS encoding AraC family ligand binding domain-containing protein, which encodes MIPYELKSPESTATELDGMLFKLRDAALLRHGQSFRAQPRLMISHVLLAIKDGHGAITIDGVEHSLRPDTVYVCKPGQRFGLESASGNILELYMFRFDIFSETDRSRKRMQMVMEGELRTDRGCLPVPPAVDVGDLCGAVHDYWLSSSGLQRFRSSLAFQELLYYILEGHSEYV
- a CDS encoding methyl-accepting chemotaxis protein translates to MSWYLNLKTSVKLVSAFLILACILGFVGIYGLNNLGIMNDSLNRMYSDNLVPVSNVSIVKSKVLEMRLVYRDMNMNKDVMSVSQFQARYAQSKSEMEKALDDFRNSWMSDEARKVFELLPPAWEAHEKLSDQIIELGANGQYDQMLDLINTKAKDSGDELISVIDQNIEATMRDARKELDNGAQLFSTSRTATITIIVVAVLLCIVLGIVISQIISRPLSKIVNIVSEVAQGDLRQSANIRTRDEIGQLATSVDQMTDNLRGIVGSITSSSHSVAAAAEQISASTQEIAGSTTNQAGAAQAINEMFAELSSAIRTVVGNTEQASELSEKTMHIAKEGGEVVQSSIDSMQTVSTQVSRLEEDSAKIGGIIEVIEDISDQTNLLALNAAIEAARAGEQGRGFAVVADEVRKLAERSGEATKQIASIIKGMQENTRRSVGAVQQSAELSRKTGEAFHTISEMVNQTGARVGEVAAASEEQSSQANEVLTAVENISAATEEAAASSEETAATAQSLAQLADDLQRAVQTFKL